From a single Nitrogeniibacter mangrovi genomic region:
- a CDS encoding HNH endonuclease produces MTYKDEILRLMTQPEQPNALYYHCSAVIDPEKGLQWSVQTQWCGYADERPRREIRKGCLYHGEAQRNWLHEAGYPALLINDELDLKYFYLLGGNALILQELAEKRFAHHIEPTVCLRESGGLGFASADSLSKTQLQHAPTKTVRMEVLTRDGRRCQICGRSPAYYVDVELHVHHAIPWGKGGMTEVQNLITLCKTCHDGLEPHCDMDLVNLLHEKYPNVAFTYLEDIKRYQAWIKSQMEAVT; encoded by the coding sequence ATGACTTACAAAGACGAAATCTTACGCCTCATGACTCAGCCAGAGCAGCCAAATGCTCTCTATTATCACTGTTCTGCAGTCATTGATCCAGAAAAGGGATTGCAGTGGTCGGTACAGACGCAATGGTGCGGGTATGCCGATGAACGACCAAGGCGAGAAATCCGAAAAGGTTGCCTATATCATGGCGAGGCACAACGCAATTGGTTGCACGAAGCCGGATATCCGGCCCTTCTCATTAATGACGAATTAGACCTTAAATACTTCTACCTACTTGGCGGAAATGCACTTATTCTTCAAGAACTTGCAGAGAAACGATTCGCGCACCACATAGAGCCTACGGTATGCCTTAGAGAGTCGGGCGGGTTGGGATTTGCCTCAGCAGATAGTCTGAGTAAAACGCAGCTTCAGCACGCACCAACGAAGACGGTTCGGATGGAGGTACTTACTCGTGATGGGCGTAGGTGCCAAATTTGCGGCCGATCGCCCGCATATTATGTTGATGTTGAACTCCACGTGCACCATGCAATCCCGTGGGGGAAAGGGGGTATGACAGAAGTGCAGAACCTCATCACCCTGTGCAAGACTTGTCATGATGGCCTAGAACCCCATTGTGATATGGATCTTGTGAATCTCCTTCACGAAAAGTATCCGAATGTTGCTTTCACATATCTTGAGGACATCAAGAGGTATCAAGCTTGGATCAAGTCGCAGATGGAAGCTGTCACCTAA
- a CDS encoding thermonuclease family protein, which translates to MQLRNKRWLSLLVALGLLQGISRFAWADSYEARVVRVTDGDTIVVLDDKQTQHRIRLAAIDAPERKQAFGQVSRQHLAQLVLKKRVTVVWTNVDRYQRQIGKIIVDGQDANLAQVQAGLAWHYKRYAKEQPEEKRTAYADAETDARRNDLGLWRDATPVPPWEFRRSAKQRR; encoded by the coding sequence ATGCAACTGAGAAACAAGCGATGGCTTAGCTTGCTTGTGGCGCTAGGTCTCCTGCAAGGTATCAGCCGCTTCGCGTGGGCTGACAGCTACGAAGCAAGAGTTGTTCGAGTTACCGACGGGGATACCATCGTTGTCCTGGACGACAAGCAGACGCAGCACCGGATCCGCTTGGCCGCGATTGACGCACCAGAACGCAAACAGGCCTTTGGCCAAGTGTCGCGGCAACACCTCGCACAGCTTGTGTTAAAAAAGCGCGTCACAGTTGTATGGACCAACGTCGACCGCTACCAACGACAAATCGGGAAAATCATTGTCGATGGCCAAGACGCCAACTTGGCCCAAGTGCAAGCTGGCCTTGCTTGGCACTACAAACGCTACGCCAAGGAGCAGCCAGAGGAAAAACGGACAGCCTATGCTGACGCAGAAACTGATGCACGGCGGAACGACTTGGGGCTGTGGAGGGATGCAACCCCGGTCCCTCCCTGGGAGTTCAGAAGATCAGCCAAGCAGCGTAGATAG
- a CDS encoding helix-turn-helix transcriptional regulator, with protein sequence MHYPVLVTPIRGCSAGLLPGQTTAQIAVLITDPEINQPIVPEALSQTWELKPAEGRVAIAIANGYSVDEITQMNGTTRDTTKTHLRAVYQKHGVNRQTQLAKLLLMGPFRVQF encoded by the coding sequence GTGCACTACCCCGTACTGGTCACACCGATCCGCGGCTGCAGCGCCGGCCTGCTGCCGGGACAGACAACGGCGCAGATCGCGGTACTCATCACCGACCCGGAGATAAACCAGCCCATCGTCCCCGAGGCACTGAGCCAGACATGGGAACTGAAACCGGCCGAAGGGCGCGTCGCCATTGCCATCGCCAACGGCTACAGCGTGGACGAAATCACGCAGATGAACGGCACCACGCGCGACACCACCAAGACGCACTTGCGCGCCGTGTATCAGAAGCACGGCGTCAATCGGCAGACGCAGTTGGCGAAGTTGCTATTGATGGGGCCGTTTCGGGTGCAGTTTTGA
- a CDS encoding PEP-CTERM sorting domain-containing protein, with protein MNTRTICLSALLVSAPAAHASLIKFDFAGTLSNAIFGSAIAPGDSFSASFLLDTLAPVSASTSTSNRYDSVFTDVSITIDGVTPTPYPGSPTYFVTAFNQDFITLSFNFDGTVAPFNGAGFGTIGRFQVSYFATGLLGSLADLNSLDVDLLQTLSPRNPLVHVFGGDSSPLILSLASVSPVTIPEPASLALLASALCGFGVNHRYRKTLRTQQA; from the coding sequence ATGAACACTCGAACCATCTGTCTTTCCGCCCTGCTCGTGTCGGCACCCGCCGCACACGCATCCTTGATCAAGTTCGATTTCGCGGGCACCTTGAGCAACGCGATCTTTGGATCGGCGATCGCGCCGGGAGACAGCTTTTCTGCAAGCTTCTTGCTCGATACGCTCGCACCGGTATCGGCTTCAACTTCCACCTCCAATCGCTACGACTCAGTGTTCACAGATGTGAGCATTACCATCGACGGCGTCACACCAACGCCCTATCCGGGCAGTCCGACGTATTTCGTGACTGCATTCAATCAGGATTTCATCACGCTTTCGTTCAACTTCGATGGTACGGTGGCGCCTTTCAACGGAGCCGGCTTCGGCACAATCGGGCGTTTCCAGGTTTCGTATTTCGCCACCGGCTTGCTCGGATCACTTGCAGATCTGAACTCGCTCGATGTGGACTTGCTTCAGACGCTGTCGCCGCGAAACCCGCTGGTGCATGTATTTGGTGGCGACAGCTCACCGCTCATCCTTAGTTTGGCGAGCGTGAGCCCGGTAACGATTCCGGAGCCGGCCAGTCTGGCGCTACTCGCATCGGCATTGTGCGGATTTGGGGTGAACCATCGATATCGGAAAACGCTACGGACGCAGCAAGCCTAG
- a CDS encoding helix-turn-helix transcriptional regulator — protein sequence MDRISLDPNDIGAVIGRIYESAVDPQALADVLACIATRFNAHSALFFTPKLAPPEGGLSYIHNLDTSVFDEYVAHYIDVDIWWHTARAIEVDGETGIVVGEELVDRRSFERSEFYNDYLTKVDTYHVIASDTRIPTHAGAIDLSVAFHGSPRHKGFGDAHKELLAALLPHLRRAVCLATELSGPMHGAALAADTLEALASGAVVLAANGRVLHANTVAESMLAEEHGIAVRGGCLRATLPKDDAELQTCLQRAAGLAGTPEGGATVVRSVRTGAISIVSVLPIPKHRAVLALNPARILVTIRDPSREPTPRWTLFSRHYQLTPAELRICQALARGMTVKEHCESESITENTARTHLKSVFSKTEARRQTDLVALMNAFA from the coding sequence ATGGATAGAATCTCACTGGATCCGAATGACATCGGCGCGGTGATAGGCCGCATCTACGAGTCCGCGGTCGACCCCCAAGCCCTGGCAGACGTTCTGGCGTGTATTGCCACTCGATTCAATGCGCACTCCGCCCTGTTCTTCACGCCCAAACTCGCTCCGCCAGAAGGTGGGCTCAGTTACATCCACAATCTGGATACCTCCGTCTTCGACGAATACGTCGCACACTACATCGATGTCGATATCTGGTGGCATACCGCGCGTGCCATCGAAGTCGATGGAGAAACCGGCATCGTCGTGGGCGAGGAACTCGTCGATCGGCGATCGTTCGAGCGCTCCGAGTTCTACAACGATTATCTGACCAAGGTCGACACCTACCACGTCATTGCTAGCGACACGAGAATCCCGACTCACGCCGGTGCGATCGATCTCAGTGTCGCGTTTCATGGCAGCCCACGTCACAAGGGATTCGGCGACGCGCACAAAGAACTGCTCGCCGCCTTGCTGCCTCACCTGCGCCGGGCCGTCTGTTTGGCCACCGAGCTTTCAGGGCCCATGCATGGTGCCGCGCTCGCAGCCGATACCCTCGAAGCGCTGGCCTCCGGCGCCGTTGTGCTCGCTGCGAACGGGCGGGTGCTCCATGCAAACACCGTCGCCGAGAGCATGCTTGCGGAAGAGCACGGAATTGCGGTCAGGGGAGGCTGCTTGCGCGCCACGTTGCCGAAAGACGATGCGGAACTGCAAACGTGCTTGCAGCGTGCGGCCGGCCTTGCGGGAACGCCGGAGGGGGGCGCAACCGTGGTCCGTTCGGTTCGCACCGGCGCGATCAGCATCGTGAGTGTGCTTCCCATACCCAAGCACCGCGCCGTTCTGGCGCTGAATCCGGCAAGAATTCTCGTCACCATCCGCGATCCGAGCCGCGAGCCGACACCCCGATGGACCCTGTTCTCCCGCCACTACCAGCTCACACCAGCGGAATTGAGGATCTGTCAGGCGCTGGCCCGTGGCATGACGGTGAAGGAACATTGCGAATCCGAATCGATCACCGAGAACACGGCGCGGACGCACCTCAAAAGTGTGTTTTCAAAGACCGAAGCCCGGCGGCAGACAGATCTCGTTGCGCTGATGAATGCGTTTGCGTGA
- a CDS encoding Wadjet anti-phage system protein JetD domain-containing protein: MSVEKNLPIVQEALWHRLGDRKHLQPGGLLNRLAAKTGLHEHEVRRVMARLREMDWLEGVASTGEPFARVIIKADRPVAPDPESLRRWNFALEQIDASPEDRDLLRDAHAALDGMEVADLATVARALLALRDMVQSDEARPQFLVSAHHLMSSSKMLGQLPVGVRYAIAPSLGALKEQIPYVVTAGPEAPIEIILIENPWAFELAVEAGIADRYGLIVTFGYGLSRDTDAYGRQLAGLVEARASELVQLTRFGAPPAIGAMLSNPNISFWGDLDLEGLRIYRRLKARIPHLKLSKLYGPMLARLEAGLGHPYVSATGKQGQMELRPDEFADDPEAQILAHACSSRGIDQECLDDKVMSAILN, encoded by the coding sequence ATGAGCGTTGAGAAGAACCTACCCATCGTTCAGGAGGCTCTGTGGCATCGGCTGGGCGACCGCAAACACCTGCAGCCGGGCGGATTGCTGAATAGACTCGCTGCCAAGACAGGACTGCACGAGCACGAGGTGCGGCGAGTCATGGCACGGCTTCGTGAAATGGATTGGCTCGAAGGGGTGGCGTCCACCGGTGAGCCGTTCGCCCGAGTGATCATCAAGGCAGATCGGCCCGTGGCGCCAGATCCGGAGTCGCTGAGGCGGTGGAATTTCGCTCTCGAGCAGATCGATGCTTCGCCGGAGGACCGGGATCTGCTGCGCGACGCCCACGCGGCCCTGGACGGCATGGAGGTTGCGGATCTGGCCACCGTGGCGCGAGCACTGCTCGCACTGCGCGATATGGTCCAATCTGACGAAGCGCGTCCGCAATTTTTGGTGAGTGCCCATCATCTGATGAGTTCGTCCAAGATGCTTGGCCAACTTCCTGTGGGAGTCCGATACGCGATCGCGCCTAGTCTTGGCGCCCTGAAAGAGCAGATCCCATATGTGGTGACTGCTGGCCCCGAGGCGCCCATTGAGATAATTCTGATCGAAAATCCGTGGGCCTTTGAGCTGGCCGTGGAAGCAGGTATTGCTGACCGGTACGGGTTGATCGTGACCTTCGGGTACGGGCTGTCGCGCGACACCGACGCCTATGGTCGGCAGCTGGCCGGGCTGGTGGAGGCGCGGGCGAGTGAGCTTGTGCAACTCACGCGATTCGGGGCGCCTCCGGCGATCGGCGCCATGCTCAGCAACCCAAACATATCGTTCTGGGGCGATCTCGATTTGGAGGGCCTGCGCATCTACCGGCGATTGAAGGCACGTATCCCACATCTGAAGCTCAGCAAACTATACGGGCCAATGCTCGCGCGCTTGGAGGCTGGCTTGGGGCACCCCTATGTCTCAGCTACGGGAAAGCAAGGGCAAATGGAATTGAGGCCTGACGAATTTGCTGACGACCCGGAGGCGCAGATCCTCGCACACGCTTGCTCCTCTCGAGGAATCGACCAGGAGTGTCTAGACGACAAGGTGATGAGTGCGATTCTCAACTAA